The following are encoded together in the Malaya genurostris strain Urasoe2022 chromosome 3, Malgen_1.1, whole genome shotgun sequence genome:
- the LOC131434286 gene encoding uncharacterized protein LOC131434286 gives MSKSTSSKKGPSLRAITTRLKGLQASFDNIHGFVERFHDDVTPSEILVRLERLDTLWEQINDTINEILSHDEFSIDPSAIMEERSVYENRFYDDKSYLMDKYKLLNEAPILDQTSRTNVSFAHGSAPHVRLPQITLPKFSGNMDEWISFRDLYTSLIHWQTELPDVEKLHYLRSQLQGEALAVIEALPITSANYLTAWELLVKRYSNLKIIKRKQIQAIFDLQLLRKESASELHSLLEGFERILKTLDQLVQPCDYKDLLLLHILSSKLDSNTRRSWEEYISAKETESLKDLIDFLTRRVRVLEALPTRGLEQRSEPPQPIKRQRPFQQQQASYSAVHQNSFKCPACPESHPLYKCAVFGQSSVSEGEGLLRTHSLCRNCFHKGHQAKDCNSRVSCKNCKARHHTMVCFKTQNSSRIRHDVESTQNNTLIDSVEVPERKPNSVGASEQRVAHTAAVDNSEHSSHCVSTPKVLLATVMLQQNKVQVPVVGIGQSEILAKYEVQLTVSSRTRNFSRSLPLLVLPKITVKLPISDIDVADWKIPNYIRLADIEFNRSNPIDLILGGGSFFEIFNTGKLMGLGDGLPNLVDSVFGWVVAGEYTKISYNSPRVCNIAATTPLEELLPRFWSCEEIQCSNNMSPQEIRCERQFTRTTQREVDGRYIVILPKNEQVMTKLGESKEIALNRLFVLERRLNNNPILKERYDEFLKEYLCLGHMKKVDINADSHHKRLYLPHHPVVKENSTTTKVRVLIAADDRWLQNILWRFDSNDTPSTYELITVTYGTKSAPYLATRTLQQLAQDESSEYPLASKSVREDVYMDDLI, from the exons atgtcaaaatcaacatCATCGAAAAAAGGACCGTCATTGCGGGCCATTACTACTCGATTGAAAGGACTGCAAGCATCATTCGATAATATACACGGCTTCGTTGAACGGTTCCACGATGACGTCACACCAAGTGAAATACTAGTTCGATTGGAACGCCTCGATACACTATGGGAGCAAATAAACGACACGATAAATGAAATACTGTCACACGATGAATTTTCAATAGACCCCTCGGCGATAATGGAGGAACGGAGTGTATATGAAAATCGATTCTACGACGATAAATCCTACTTAATGGATAAGTATAAATTGCTAAACGAGGCACCAATTCTTGATCAAACCTCAAGAACAAATGTCTCGTTTGCGCATGGTTCTGCTCCGCATGTACGGCTTCCACAAATTACGCTTCCAAAGTTTAGCGGAAACATGGATGAGTGGATAAGTTTCAGAGACTTATATACGTCTTTAATTCACTGGCAGACGGAGTTGCCTGATGTTGAAAAGTTacattatttacgtagccagtTGCAAGGTGAAGCATTGGCGGTAATCGAAGCACTACCGATTACTTCCGCAAACTATCTAACAGCCTGGGAACTGCTTGTGAAGCGGTATTCAAACCTCAAGATTATAAAACGGAAGCAAATTCAGGCTATTTTCGATCTGCAGTTATTAAGGAAAGAGTCTGCTTCTGAATTGCATTCATTGTTGGAAGGCTTCGAAAGGATcttaaaaacattagatcagctGGTACAACCTTGTGACTATAAGGACCTGCTGCTTTTACACATCCTAAGTTCGAAATTAGATAGTAATACTCGCAGGAGTTGGGAAGAATATATTTCAGCGAAGGAAACAGAATCTCTTAAAGATCTCATCGACTTTCTTACGCGTCGTGTTCGAGTGTTGGAGGCATTACCGACTAGAGGATTAGAACAACGGTCAGAACCTCCTCAGCCAATTAAAAGACAGCGGCCCTTCCAACAGCAACAAGCTAGTTATAGTGCGGTTCATCAGAATAGCTTTAAATGTCCGGCTTGCCCAGAGTCTCACCCTTTGTACAAATGTGCCGTATTCGGGCAGTCGTCTGTTTCGGAAGGAGAAGGTTTATTAAGGACCCATTCCTTATGCCGCAATTGCTTTCACAAGGGACATCAGGCTAAGGACTGCAATTCGAGAGTTTCATGCAAGAATTGCAAGGCACGACATCATACCATGGTTTGTTTTAAAACGCAGAACAGTAGCAGAATAAGGCATGATGTTGAATCTACGCAGAACAACACATTGATTGACTCAGTAGAAGTTCCCGAAAGGAAACCTAATTCGGTTGGAGCATCGGAGCAAAGGGTAGCTCATACGGCAGCGGTCGATAATTCTGAACATTCTTCGCATTGCGTTTCGACACCCAAGGTATTATTGGCAACGGTGATG CTACAACAAAACAAGGTACAAGTTCCTGTAGTTGGAATTGGTCAATCAGAAATATTGGCCAAATACGAAGTACAGTTGACTGTTTCATCCAGAACAAGGAACTTTTCGCGATCACTGCCATTACTAGTGCTCCCGAAAATTACGGTGAAGCTTCCAATTTCGGATATCGATGTTGCCGATTGGAAAATCCCCAACTACATAAGACTTGCAGATATAGAATTTAATCGATCAAATCCAATTGATTTGATATTAGGCGGAGGCTCATTTTTCGAAATATTCAATACTGGAAAGCTCATGGGATTGGGCGACGGCTTACCAAATCTGGTTGATTCCGTCTTCGGCTGGGTAGTGGCCGGAGAATATACAAAAATATCATACAACTCTCCTAGGGTTTGTAACATAGCTGCAACTACACCTTTGGAGGAACTTCTTCCCAGATTTTGGTCCTGTGAAGAAATCCAATGTAGTAATAATATGTCGCCGCAGGAGATACGATGTGAAAGACAATTTACAAGAACAACCCAACGAGAAGTCGATGGAAGGTATATCGTGATCTTACCGAAGAATGAACAAGTTATGACGAAACTGGGAGAGTCCAAGGAAATTGCATTGAACAGGTTATTTGTATTGGAACGGCGCTTGAATAATAATCCGATACTGAAGGAAAGATACGACGAGTttttgaaggaatatttatGTTTGGGACATATGAAAAAGGTTGATATCAATGCAGATTCCCATCACAAACGCCTTTACTTGCCACATCATCCTGTCGTAAAAGAGAATAGTACCACTACTAAAGTCAGA GTTTTGATCGCAGCGGATGATAGGTGGTTGCAAAACATACTATGGCGATTTGATTCCAACGATACTCCATCGACGTACGAACTGATTACAGTAACATACGGAACCAAGTCTGCGCCTTATTTAGCCACACGTACATTGCAGCAGCTAGCGCAGGATGAATCATCGGAGTACCCTTTAGCATCCAAATCTGTACGAGAAGACGTTTATATGGACGATCTTATTTAG